A single region of the Biomphalaria glabrata chromosome 15, xgBioGlab47.1, whole genome shotgun sequence genome encodes:
- the LOC106070994 gene encoding probable methyltransferase-like protein 24: MGKVSDGGWEVCDDPDVRPREPCIIYSFGINNDFSFDDDAAAMYGCHVYSFDPSMTKAKDQYDRSPKVHFYKIGLDGRTYVNIKKWPLFTFQAIRKKLGHQNATIDVIKMDIESSEWAALPVMVDSGQLSGVKQLLVEYHVQLQTRNYVLPKLRLMQKLEVAGFKRFYVHKNPVCKLKVKGMPIERTKCYEVHYLKR, encoded by the exons ATGGGTAAAGTATCGGATGGCGGCTGGGAGGTGTGCGACGACCCTGACGTCAGGCCGCGTGAGCCCTGCATCATCTACTCCTTCGGCATCAACAACGACTTCTCCTTCGACGACGACGCTGCTGCCATGTATGGATGTCACGTGTACTCGTTTGACCCCAGCATGACTAAAGCTAAAGACCAATATGACCG GTCGCCAAAGGTCCACTTTTACAAGATAGGTCTTGACGGAAGGACCTACGTCAACATCAAGAAATGGCCACTTTTTACATTCCAAGCTATTCGCAAGAAACTAGGTCATCAAAATGCCACAATTGACGTCATCAAAATGGACATCGAAAGCTCAGAGTGGGCGGCACTTCCGGTGATGGTCGATTCGGGTCAGCTGTCTGGGGTCAAACAACTGCTCGTGGAATACCACGTCCAGCTGCAGACGCGAAATTACGTACTTCCCAAACTGAGACTGATGCAGAAGTTGGAGGTGGCCGGATTCAAACGATTTTATGTTCATAAAAACCCCGTCTGCAAGTTGAAGGTTAAAGGAATGCCAATCGAACGGACGAAATGCTACGAGGTTCATTACTTGAAAAGATGA